In Silene latifolia isolate original U9 population chromosome X, ASM4854445v1, whole genome shotgun sequence, the following proteins share a genomic window:
- the LOC141619628 gene encoding uncharacterized protein LOC141619628, translating into MPYSVYEKLGMGELKCTSMTLQMADRFTKKLLGVWEDVPVIVGKLFISVYFVIGDMGEDSNIPIILRRPFIHTAKAVIDVKHGMLTLGVGDEKITFNFDKTIRAPNLNEPCFMVDHYSRECDKKKPESPSKDPIKEKIPCRKNKEVYGM; encoded by the exons atgccatactcggtatatGAGAAGCTAGGAATGGGTGAGTTGAAGTGCACTAGCATGACATTGCAAATGGCAGATCGCTTTACAAAGAAGCTATTAGGGGTTTGGGAAGACGTGCCCGTAATAGTTGGAAAATTATTCATATCGGTGTACTTTGTAATTGGGGATATGGGGGAAGATTCTAACATACCAATCATTTTGAGAAGGCCATTTATACACACCGCCAAAGCGGTGATTGATGTCAAGCATGGGATGCTAACCCTTGGTGTTGGTGATGAGAAGATAACCTTCAACTTTGATAAGACAATTAGAGCCCCAAATTTGAatgagccatgctttatggttgatcactatagccgggaaTGTGACAAGAAGAAGCCGGAATCTCCATCTAAGGATCCTATCAAGGAAAAAATTCCTTGTAGGAAGAACAAAGAAGT ATATGGAATGTGA